The following proteins are encoded in a genomic region of Brachypodium distachyon strain Bd21 chromosome 1, Brachypodium_distachyon_v3.0, whole genome shotgun sequence:
- the LOC100846180 gene encoding acyl-acyl carrier protein thioesterase ATL4, chloroplastic yields MQSPAVNNNAKLSPVHQVAISAAAGARRVSGAGNNDLAVVLQRRPHRPVGALLAVAPPNASALAEAVCTTTTAKNNTNNEKQLQDVIKLREDKYFETEMTVQDCELDKYGVVNNSIYASYIEKAREELLLSLGISTGLIICTGNLLALSELNLKYYTPLRRGDKFVVRVRLVRIKGVRIFAEHIIETMPDRKLVVEATATVVCLNKDYRPTRVFPEMSDKLQRFFST; encoded by the exons ATGCAGAGCCCGGCAGTGAACAACAACGCCAAGCTCTCGCCCGTGCACCAGGTAGCAAttagtgctgctgctggggctCGGCGTGTCTCGGGCGCCGGCAACAACGACCTAGCCGTAGTGCTCCAGCGGCGCCCACATCGTCCCGTCGGGGCTCTGCTCGCTGTTGCGCCGCCCAACGCCAGTGCCCTTGCTGAAGCCGTGTGTACTACTACGACTGCCAAGAACAACACCAACAACGAGAAGCAGCTGCAGGACGTCATCAAACTAAG GGAGGACAaatattttgagacggagATGACGGTCCAGGACTGCGAGCTTGACAAATATGGAGTCGTCAACAATAGCATCTACGCCAGTTACATCGAAAAAG CTCGAGAGGAGCTGCTTCTGAGCCTTGGCATCAGCACGGGCTTGATCATATGCACCGGCAACTTGTTGGCGCTATCGGAGCTGAATCTCAAGTACTACACGCCTCTGAGG CGGGGTGACAAGTTCGTGGTGCGGGTGAGGCTCGTGCGGATCAAGGGTGTGAGGATATTCGCCGAGCACATCATCGAGACGATGCCGGACCGGAAG CTCGTTGTGGAAGCGACGGCCACCGTCGTGTGCCTCAACAAGGACTACCGCCCGACTCGCGTCTTCCCGGAGATGTCCGACAAGCTGCAACGATTCTTCTCAACCTAG
- the LOC112269946 gene encoding uncharacterized protein LOC112269946 → MGIEQRNVDRDPPTGASCELVAVQLEASTLVGTSCYWYAMDRVDGATVAVAAPTAIDNCTAWACHLALRLHPAAVMFVSTPVVVTGDGATRAGQGADRGLTDALRQRAGDVAFLPKAAVCAILLQLEHRCLLRPPGRRVPTEHAIPQDLGQAKKLGQLSRSCLDEMSTLAPS, encoded by the exons ATGGGGATCGAGCAGCGTAACGTCGATCGAGACCCTCCCACCGGAGCAAGCTGCGAGCTTGTTGCGGTGCAGCTCGAGGCCTCGACCCTCGTTGGGACCTCGTGCTATTGGTACGCCATGGACAGGGTCGACGGCGCCACTGTAGCAGTAGCCGCCCCCACCGCTATAGACAACTGCACAGCCTGGGCATGCCACCTTGCACTCCGCCTccatcccgccgccgtcatGTTCGTCTCGACGCCCGTTGTTGTCACCGGCGACGGGGCTACGAGGGCCGGCCAGGGAGCAGACAG GGGGCTCACTGATGCTCTCCGGCAAAGAGCAGGTGATGTAGCTTTTCTTCCCAAAGCCGCTGTATGCGCCATCCTGCTTCAGCTCGAGCATCGGTGCCTCCTCCGGCCACCTGGGCGACGAGTACCAACGGAACACGCCATCCCGCAGGATCTCGGCCAAGCGAAGAAGCTCGGCCAGCTATCGCGGTCATGCTTGGACGAGATGTCCACATTGGCGCCAAGCTGA